GCCCTACTGTCCCGCTGATCATGAAGATGCCAGGTAAAAACAAGATGTCAGAGTTCCTGCGTGATCCTGACCGTTACTTCATCCCAGATGGATTCAACTCTTTCTACTTGAAGAACCTACTGTTCTTTGACTTTGGGTGGGACAGCACCCTGGATCCAGATGATCCACATGTGGAGGAGAGCATCAGGCTCATTGCTGAGCAATTTCACTTGGTCATGCTAATGGAGTACTTTGAGGAATCACTCATCCTGTTCAAAGATACTCTATGCTGGGATGATCTCCTTTTCTTCAAACTTAACTTCCGCAAGGAATCTACTGTATCCAGTCTGACACCAGAGCTGAGGAGAAAAGCCCTGGAGTGGAATGCTATTGACTGGAAGCTCTATATGCATTTTAACTTCACCTTCTGGAAGAAGGTGGAGTCATATGGAAGGAAGCGTATGGAAATGGATGTCGCAGAGCTCAGGAGGAGGAATGCACACATGGTGGATATCTGTATTAAAGGAGGTCATGCTGTTGAAGCAGAACGCATCGATGACGCAGCCCTGCAGCCATGGCAGCCCAGTAAAGAGAAGTCCATCATGGGATACAACTTGAAAGATAATATAAACAAATCCTACTATCAGATATGCCAAAGGATGATAACTCCAGAAATTCAATATCTCTCAGACTTGGGAGTTAACCTGTGGCTCACTAAGCTGTGGGGACTgttaaaaaatattctgaacCTGTGATGAGATACACAAGCGACAAGAGCTTTGTGGACTTTTCATAGAATTATAGAAAAACTGCATAAATACAAGAGtgatacaacaacaaccacccccATGATTCTGtatgaaatggtttggtcctggtcctgcctTAGCACATAGGTAGTGCAGGCAGCAATCCACAGATGCTAGATCCAAAGACATAATGaatttgaattattaatatGGCTTCATCATTCACAATGCTGCCCAGTAGCAAAGAAAAATTGGGTatcaaaaaaaggaaagaacgAAAGGTGTGTACATTCTATAGTGGCAGAAATTAACCTGTTCATTGTGCAATAAGCTAGCTAGTTACAGGCTAGAGTTACAGTCTGtgtaccattcattcatttgaattttctAATTCAGACCAGAAGAGCagttcattatttcatttttttccaatgTCAAACAAAACTTTGATCTCTGTTGCTAATATTAAATTCACTACATCAGTTGACTGCACTGAGATCCCTTTACTGTACTTCATGAGGTATTCTGGCCCTGAAGAAATTAGGCATATCATGTATCAAGTTGTAtgccacacagaaagacagaaattgTCATCCTTATTTATATGGGAATTGTTGAGCGTCCAGCTGGGTCATGGAGACCAGCGTCCAAGTTTAACCTGATGTCATCCAAGAGGTTCAGGCAGGTCATCAAATGTGACCTGCAGTGTCTCCAGGATCCACCTCTAcatgaacactgagcataacTGCTTCATTCAGTACCACAAATAGTGGCCTAATGTCTATTTGTACATGTGTAACAATGTTGTTataatgtgtatgtttacaAGTATCTgtatcagcacttatgttctaatgttTAAAAAGTCATGGTTTAATGTTATACACTACATGCTACTTTTGTCTTctatgtatttttcttcttggaCTTACTTTTACCACATAAGGgcaagtgaccatatatggtcactttgttgaccttgattttctacatgaaaatgtttttactgaaacagtaaaaaagtcttcaaatgttaattttattgatttcccatcttaatgtaaatgaatgaatgatacgGGACCGACCCTTCAGCAAGAGAGCCTGGGGCccaatgtgatttttttttcccatgaggCCCAAAAAAGTATTGCCTTTAGTATTTGTTGCACGTAATTTATTGCAGTCTGGCAGGGATTAAGAAGACACACGTTATCACTGGTGAGAAGTACTTGTAATCAAGTCAAAGGAATATCATCAAGGTGCACACGCATAGTGTCTCAGACCTGTTGTTGTCCAGCTTACCTCTCTGAGTTTGAGCTTATACTTGCGCTCAGTGTCTCAGGTCAGCTGATCACCTACTCCTGGTGGTACCCAGGTCTATCTACCATCTACCATTGCACATCAGACAAGCCCCCTCACtgtccatttttaaaacttgtCTTAAGACCTATTTTTATTCCCTGACTTTCAACCCAGACACTGCTgttgtttagtgttttagtgtgtagtggtagcttttattgtttttaattgtttattttacctTACGTTCTTATGTTAAGTTGAGCTTGAAACACCAGACAGCACCTACTTTTCCTGCCATCAATAAGAGTGGGTTGTAGTATATTTTATAtgcatgttgctgctgtgtgtttgttactGCACATTACAATGACATTTACTGACCCTGGGAATATGTATCCAACCCACATCAGTCTGTAATTGGCATTACATGATATGGTTGCAGCTTGTGTTAGGAAAgcttaaaagaaatatatatatattatttaagcCTTTTTTGTAACATTTAGTAACATTTAGCCTCAAACTGGTACACAGCAAAAATCAACTCCATGCTGATGAAAAAGATCCCCCACTATTTATATCATGTGATCAATTTTAAGAGATGCAGTGAACAGACTACAGGCTGAACATTTCGTTAAACCACAAATCCCCTTTCCATCTCCCATATCTTTTTCACCTGGTTTATGAGCCTGTCTCCGGCCAACTGCCTATTTTATTACCACACTGGTAGCGAGCAGCTGTACAGTGTCACCATAAATGAatctgggggggaaaaaaacagtggTCAGTCTGTCGGTGGTGTTTGATCAGTCAggttattttatatttgcactTTGTAAGTAACTGGGAGgggcagcacagcagcagtggTTAGAGCTGATGTCCCGAAACGATaaggtccaggttcgagtccagctcggtagtccgcgtgggttttctctgggttctCCGAGGTCGGAAATAAGCCGCTGTGTTGGCAGGCATTTCATAGACTGAAATAACAGGATTAACCATATCACATCATACTGTGCTGGTATATAATAATAGGCACAgcagctcggtggttagcgctgattcttcccagcgagaaggtctgagACCAGCTTAGGCCTTTCTGGTTTGTATGTTCTGAATGTTCTGCATGTTCTGTGTGTTCTgcggtactccggtttcctcccaacTCCAAAGACTCGTTGGTGTCTAGACTGGTTGGTTGACTCTAAATTAACCCTGAGTgggagtgtgaatggttgtttgcctctgtgttagccctgtgatagactagagacctgtccagggtgtaccccgcctctcgcctgatgccagctgggttggctccagcaacccccacgaccctagtgaggataagtggtagtagaaaatgagatgagataataaGTATAAATGTTCAATACTGCTATGAGCAAGGATGTTCCCAGAGGGTCAGCTTTATGGTCAGTTTCAGTGCACTCTGCAAACTGTGTGTCTTTAAATTTACTAACCTCCATTATTGTTATTCATCTGCTTGATTCAGCTGTTGTCAGCTGAGTGAAGCTGATATAAATACAATGACCCTGAGATTTAACTTGAAAGACAGACTATTTCTTTGTCTAATGGGTGATGTAGGTGGAATTGTTACTTGATCAACAGATCCAACTTCCTGAACCCAGTCATATAAAGTTATTGCTTGCACTGTGTGATGTGACGGCCCCAGGGCCCCACCCGggtttggtggtggtgttgttgttgtggtgtgtgtgtgtgtgtttatgtttcagggtGCTGATTGTACCGGATTGGAGGCAGCTGGCCACTGTCTCCAGCCCTATAAAACCCGCCTTCCTGAGGGGTTCGgtctctgttctttcccctGGAGTCATGAGGAGCTGATCATCTTTGTTTGAAttctctttgtttagttttctaaGTTGAActggcagtatgttttctgCTAGCTTCTTTGGTTCAATTTAGTAAGACTGAGTGATATTGTTTACTTatgaattcattttgttaaaataaactacttgttttcatttaaatcccaatgtgcttcttaaatttgtgatggtCTATGAGCCGGACCATAACAGTGAACATtaaacactttgttttctttaaaggtGCAGTGTGTAGGATGTAGTCAAATCTATTGGTCAAATCTACTGAGGTTAAATCTAGCATTAATAATCATTCCACCATCTTGCACTGCCATGTCTCTAAAGTAGCCCAGAATGAACAAATGgggttttcacatttttaaactgaagtGGCAGACACTCTGCTCTACTTGGAAAGGAGTGGAGCTGGGAGGTGCAGCTCTCACCACTATATCCTACACACTGCTCATTGTTAAACACGGCTAAACTTATTGTAAGCTCCATGTCTGTTTGACTAGCTGTTTGGCCCCTTTCAGACCTTGCATGTTGGCATCTGACATCTGAACACAAGAGGCCAgcttaaagtacaggtgtgatCATCCCCAGAATGCGCTGTTGCATTTAAGAGATCTGTGATCACATTTGGAGGtagtcttttctttcatttgtccCCATTTGTCTGCACTTTTTGGTAGTGTGTACACACAACGGTGAATATGTGTGATCATATCAGTTGGGAAACATAGATACCAAGTCTGAACAGGACCTAAAACGTGTGAGAATGGGTTGCACTGGTCATCTTTGAGTTACTTTCAACAGTACTGGTGATAGTAACTCAAGCATGACCAGTGCTCTTCTGCTATCTTAATGCTAGTGTTACACAACTGCTATAACAACAAATGTGTTCTCAATGAAATGGATTCACTCCACTGCTTTGTACCAATTGCCCACAAACCAGAATTGCACTGTAGAAGAAAATGGGCTTCACTGCAGTCAACTGTAAGAAGTATAGATACCACTGGGAAATCACAAATATGCCCAACACCTTTACCAAACTGTTTTCAGATGCATTATGGAAACTATGGGTCGTTTTGATagacaaaaaatgttttgaataaaATTGATgagttctttctttttgtattttccatCAATTCTAACAAtggattgtgttttttaatggtGTGTTATTTCAAGATGTCAAATGTTTCAGTGATTCTAGTTAATGAGAACAAATTCAGCACCCCCATGGATCACTGCACCCTTACTAGATGCATTTTCACCAGAGCAAGTCATCACTCCACCTTCTTATCAATAGCTATCAATAGCTCTGTTGAGCTTGATGTATAGGGGAAATGTAGGCCTCGAGGAAACGAATACAGATGCGTTTTGAAAGTGCTATTTTACGTGTTGTACTCTAGATGGCACTGGAGACCAGCATTGCTACTGCTGCTGTTCAAAGAAATCAGGATGAGTCACTCAACAGATGCAGACCTTCACGGTGACTTTGGAAAATCATGATTATGTAAAAGCCGTGGACGCTGGTATACACTCATGCATTATTCACAGGCACAGCAGCCAATAATAGAGAAGACGCAGTAAATTAGTTTGAAGAACGCTCTCTATATCCCTTGTTACATGCACACTGAACAGTAAGGTTGTccttcacagacaaaagacGGCCCTCTGAGACCAAAACAGCTTAGACACACCAGACTAGACAAAGATACCGTGGCCTTCATACAAATATGGCACTGATGGGAAATGCTCCTAGCTTGTCATTACCAGTACGTAGGAGAGatgaaaaacaagaggagaatGTACTCTGGCTGAGATCCCTGAGATTAGCTTGGCCAGTCATGGCACACTTGTTTGCAATGTGTATGAAGaattttttattgaaaacatgtTCATGTTATAACAAGAGCAGACAAGTCTAGAGACAAGATTAGATGACGAAGTGAAGATCAGTCAGGAGAGAAAGTTTTTATACTTTACTGCACATGTTCACtgaacacaatgaaataattgGACATAATCGTCATAGATTCATAGATACTATTAAGATAGAAGTTAAGGTGTCTTGTTTAAGCGCTGTTTTGTATCGGTAATAAAAGGTAACATTGATCAAACATCAGATGGAATTCTTCAAAGGAGTTCTTGAAGACCCTGTTTCTTAGAGACTCTGGCTGAAAGTGTCATTCATTAATGAAGGATAACGAGATCAAAACAGATTCTTCCCATCACTGGTAAGTATCTGCTCATGAACAGCACAGATGTTCAACTCCAGCTCCCCAGCAGTCCTTGGATGCACCCTGCATACCAGTTTATCGTGTTTCAGTTTGAGCAAGTACTTGACCTGATTCGATGAGAACTTTCCCAGACATCATGAGACACAAACTTTTCAGTCCTTCGTCCTTGGACTCCTGATACAAATATTTCAAGAGCTTGTccgtacaaacacacacaaaaaatatgacaaataatcCACTTTACAGGACGAAAACATCATTACCAGGAAATCTGAAAAGGACtgactaaacaaacacagaacttaCAAAACTCAAGCACCGTTTACACATCTGGGAAAGAACACAGAAGAGTTGGACATGAACAGTTTGAACAAATGGGAGAGAAAGCTTTCACATTACTCAAACACACCACGCACTTTCAGGAGGGGTTTCCTTCTTGTTTATAGAGAATAGAAACTGAACTCACTCCAACAGCTTAAGTTCTCTTTATGAAGTATTAAACATTTTAGTGGATGCAATTTAATAAAATGCCAGATGATCACATCTTATTAGTGAAGACAGTGGGAGGTGTAGATCTCATCTCTCTATACTTTCTTCATtcagcatgtatcaagaataaTTAGTTTACTTGCTGGTTCACGTCTGCTAAGACATCTCAAGATTTTGGGAACACTCAGTCAAGGTCTCAGGGCAAAACATCGAGCATTTCCTCGAACCAAATACCTACTTCCACAAAATAACTGTTAACATGACTAAGGTCATGAGTCACTGCCTGACTGCTGCTTACTGTgcaagtttttttcccccagatttagaaatatttttgtttgccCGGCTCTTATTCCCAAAACGAATTTCAACATTCATTTCGACATATAACGTATGGGtaaaactttctgttttttcttgtccacttgtttttttcagcGCATGCTACACAACGTGCATGGGTTTGGCATCAAGATGATCACTTCTCCAGGATTTATCGGGGCTAACTGACCGAATAAATCATGATGGAATACTGTAGTTGGATTTCCATGTTCCCACTGGCCATCCCCATCACAtaacagatttatttctgtCCCCAACTCATTAGATCTGAAAAGCATCAAACCGGCTTACTCTGGTTCTCAATAAATCCATGAGTCGGAGCACGTGTGTCGGAGTATGTGTATGATTTGACCACACTTTCTAGTTCCCTCATATACTGGATGAATAATTAATATCGATGACATGTGattgtttttcttatcttacagtttttttcttctagttttaaattaaaatcagtcCATCAGAATTGAAATTTTATGACTAAATTTGTTTAAGATGGAATTTTGAAAAAGGGATGGAACCGGATTGGCATGCAGCGGTGTTCAGaagtccttctccttttcctcctcccagcTTCcctacctcctccctccttcgcTCACGTGGATGCGGCGGGAGCAGCATGAGGGGGAAAGAGAACGAGGCTCATCTGTTCTGGGCAGCAGTTTtccgttcctcctccttccccaccTATAGTCTGTACACCTCGTGCACCTCGTTTATTTCCTCCTGTCAGTCTTTTCCCCTTTGaggttctcttttctttgttcttttttttccgccatattttgttcagttttacacCTTTTGCTCGGGGTCGCCTTCACTTTCTCTTCATGATTTTCCTTCatcttagtgttttttttcttcttgcttttGCCTTCAAGGTGAAAGACTTACACacctttgttttgtgtgtgtgtgtgtgtgtgtgtgtgtgtgtgtgtgtgtgtgtgtgtgtgtgtgtctaaacgCCTTCACAAAAATCCCAATGCCAGAGCCTGTTTTCATCTCTGAGATATATTATTTCTCATATTCCAGTAATAGATCCAGCTGCACAGTATCAGTATGGATCTGAACAAAATTAAAGGGCCCCTTTTTATATTAACATTGCAGCAGCTCTGAAACCGATCATTTTCGAAAGCGCAGGCTGCAATAAGGCTGGACGTTGTGGTTTTGAAAGTTTGGCACTGACTCCGTAATGAAGACGTTTTACGCCAGCTGGAAGCTGGGGACACGAATCtatgttagattttattttttcctctttattctgTGTGGAGACTCAAACAAGATGGGACACAGAAAACTGGTAAACAGCTGGTTAACGTTGAGGGTGCCTCCACATCATGGGGGTTTCCCTATGCTCCCAACTCCACATTTATCTCATGAAAATCGCCTCTTCTTAAAAGATTTAGAGTAGCCTCTACTGCTTCAGATTTGTCGTTGACAAGTCACGGTGCAAATGAACATGCTAGCAGTAATCCTGGCTCTCCTTTAGTCCAGAGAGGATCACTGTTGTTATTCAATCCCTTCCTTAAACCTCTCTAACTCAATATCAAGTCCTTCATACAGCTCAAAATAGCTAGGGGCTTTCCTCTGGGAACTACAGCGTAGCTTTGATGTATTCatatctctctctatctctccctctctgtccatTAATCAGTGCTGATGAAGGATGAAGATGTGTCTTTTTCCCATTGACAGTTTAGCTTTAAGGaaattttcaaacatttgtatTCATTATATATCAAAGGACCAGCGGCCTAATTTCCACATCCAGTTTCAGGGGTTGATTAGGGATGTAATCAATTTAGCCTCATTTGGATTTCttgattttcttgttttacagtgttttttgaGCACGATGCCATAGCTGATTGAAAGAGGCTGACTCTATGAGGCTGGTGTGCGTGTGgttactgtgtctgtgtgtgcgtgattAACTTGCATGGGGCATGAATTGTTGCTAAATCGGCAGAATCAGACAGAGGCCCTGACAGGAGAAAACAACCACGGCagcagaaaatgagagagaaaaatatgagGCAACTATTCCAGATGGCgggcagagagaggcagagtgtGCAgaaagaaggggagagagaggagacctGGACAAACAAAGTAACAGAGCATTATCTCTCCAAACACTGGCCAGATACTCCTAAAACTGCTGACAGTTTGCTGGTAGATTAGAGGTGAATGGTCAAagatacagaaacagaaaatgaaaaaaggagcATAGATGCAGAGACAGACCGCAACAACAACACTATACATCGATTCATCAGattagttttcagttcagtcTTTATACTCAACAAAACACCTGTAAGGCAGATTTTAGGCTGTAACATCTCCGTAAAGGTCAGATTCTGATCAGGTTTGGTACCAAAAAACTAGAGCAAAGTTTGAGCTGgggtcagtcagtcagccagtgTCTCGGTTTCTCCCACTGTCATGTGTTTAGGTTACATCCTGTTCCTCTCTGTTCTAACGTCATCATTCTCCACTTCTCCACTTCTCTCACACGCATACATGTTCAAATTTGTAATGTGAAGGGTGAGAGGATGACGGAGAATGATGAGAACACTCTGTTCACCAAGACACAAGAGTGTGATGATCTAGTTCGTCTTAAGGTGTGATCTCACAGGAAAAACTGCACGACCTTCTCGGCTGAATTGTGCAAACACACTCTGAGCCAGAAAACGAAACTGctcagttttttatatatacattatttctGCCAGGGTGCATCAAAACTAACCTGGGAACATACTTAATTGATCACTGGATCAATATCACAGGAGGTTTTGTACAGATTTGAACTCAACGATCTGCCAAAGGTCCCGGCTCTGAAAAGCATTTCATTGGACTCACTAATATGCCGGGGATTCCACAAGCAGTGGGGCCCTAAATAATCAGACTGAGAAAAGaacagcagacagagagggagagagaataGACAGAGGTCAGCATGGCCGCCAGCTGTTTGAAATGAATAGACTATTATACAGAACAGAGGGCGGCAGATGGCTAGTCAGCAGACTAACGtagacacacagaaagaggacaCTCACATgaccaaaaagaaagaaaagtcagagTGTTTACTCATTTCTAAATACTTCTTGGGTTCTGGTGCTGCCCTTGTCATATTCAGGCCATAAGAGGTGAACGTGAACTTGGATGGACCACTTTTCATTGCTTTGCCACAAGATGTACAGATATTTTTCGTTGACATGTTCTGCAAGATTTACATTCATCACCAACATATAAATTTGTGCCAGTTAGTCTGCAATTTATAAATGAAAGTACCTCGACCATAACGGACATTTGTGGCATGCAGAGGGTGCTTGTACGCTTTCCTACATCAGGAAGGAATATTTTTGCAGTGTATGTTGAGGAATGGGCAGTGGGTCACATCCTTCCTGCGATTGTCTCTATGTCAGTGGGAGACACACCTGACTCTGTGAAACAGGAACTCAGTGATAGAAGTCCTACTGTTTTCTACatttatgcatatttataaatttctatttttcatttttattttgatgtagcagagaggaggaatgcAGCGACTTAATCACTGCAATATGCTGTTGGTTGAGTTcatacattatatttatttgaagcCGTTTTATGTTTGAGCAGTTACAGTTTTATCCACAGCTGAATCTACATTACTTACGTTTGCgaagagtagaaaaaaaactgaagacagTAAAAAGAACTGTGAAAATAGGGGTCTGAGTCAACACGGTGCCAAACTTAAGTGCACAGAGATACAAACCTTTCTCACACGCTGTGCTCAGGTCAGTGATAAAAACCAGCGGTCACCCACTGCACAGCGCAGCAGGAGAACATTATGCAACACATGgcattcaacaaacacactttcaccTCCAAACAACTTGACTATTTTTAGTAATGTATTTCACTAGAACAAAGTGTGCAGTTCCACATGGTGAGGGCATTCTTtctaaaagtataaaaatgtatttatcatGAGACGAGGCTCAGGCCTGCTCCCAAGCTTTCTTTATAAACGTTAAAATAGAGAATTGTCTGAGAAGTCcttcagaaaacatgaacaaatgCTGAAATGACTTCACCTTGACAGATCCATTTAAAGATCCATCACTGGTTAGAGTGGTTGAAAATAGACCTAAGTGTGCATCTGTAACTATCTAtaatgtatctatctatctatttgcACTTCTATACCACTGATATTTTAAGAGGTGCTTCACTGACATCATTTCAGCAGAAAAGCGTAGGtgtaattaaatgaatggaggAGCGTCTGGTTTGTGCACGATGATTCACTGACAAATCATGGCACAAATGCCAACTATTAATGTTCACGATAATGATAGTCATTTTGGTTATATACCACCTTACAAAATAACGTCACAAAGAGCTTTACGATACAAACAAGTCAGACAAGAATTTATAACAAGTCAAGACAAACGATTAAAATTTCAAGAAGAAACTCGAAAGAGGACAATTTACCTGCCTGATATCCTCAGGATGCTTGTAATTGCCCTGCTACAGGATCTCAGGCACACCAATCAGGCTCATAGGAGCTTCGTAAACTGCAGATGCAGACGGGAGCCTTATTATTCAAGGCTTACTTAGTATGTGTTAAAAACCTTGCAGCATGATTTAGTGTTAATTGCTGATTGTGTGTTTTGCGTAGTGCATTGGAGTCTGGAGAGGgtttaaaaacacatatgaCCTTTTCTACAgctgcagagaagagaaaaggccTAGCTGTAGCTATCTGGCTCAGTTAGGCAGACCAAGCCCTCACCATGTTCACCACCACAGcatcaaaagacaaaaataacatcCAGGTTTCTGGTCTCACTGAGAACATCACATGCTTTGAAGTCAGAATATCTGTCTTTTCAAAGAAGATTATATAGATGTTTTAACTAATGTAATGATGATGGACTTGATCATTGAGTTAATACCTCGCTGATTTGACCCTGTGGTTTCAAAAAACAATGGAGCATATGATTTCTCTGAGACTTTGCCCTATGACACAGTTTGAAAGACGATGACACAGCATGTGGTCATCACCTCAGAGACTCTAATAGAGAACATCGTGCGAACACGTACTCAGCTGGCTGGTTGCTAATGTAGGCAAACAAAGtaacgtttgtgtgtgttaaaaagaTCCTTAAACGGTGTCAAAACAAAGTGCTTTCTACAACATGTGTGTTCCCAGGTCAAGATATCCTCAGCAGTTGACTGTTTGCACAGATCTGGTTGGCTGGTTGGCCACAGTCACATGTggtcctttgtgtgtttgagagtcACATCAAGATGGTTTGATTAAATATTCCCCTTACGCATTTAATCAACTGCAAAGTTCAGGTTACGCCTAaaaattctgtgttttctctgaagaACTGACCAGATGTGGTTGATT
The nucleotide sequence above comes from Mugil cephalus isolate CIBA_MC_2020 chromosome 2, CIBA_Mcephalus_1.1, whole genome shotgun sequence. Encoded proteins:
- the LOC125004509 gene encoding galactosylceramide sulfotransferase-like, which gives rise to MFQKQERHKWKTMFRYVVVGSVFISITLLYCLSKLLANIDPPELPLPHSCAPQPDQDASNSQQNKNICVPKVDIMFLKTHKTGSSTLLNILFRFGEKNKLKFAFPSSRNDFLYPSPFHHMYVHDYTPGMCYNIMCNHMRFNAPEVSKVLPKDTFYITILRDPAELFESAFHYYGPTVPLIMKMPGKNKMSEFLRDPDRYFIPDGFNSFYLKNLLFFDFGWDSTLDPDDPHVEESIRLIAEQFHLVMLMEYFEESLILFKDTLCWDDLLFFKLNFRKESTVSSLTPELRRKALEWNAIDWKLYMHFNFTFWKKVESYGRKRMEMDVAELRRRNAHMVDICIKGGHAVEAERIDDAALQPWQPSKEKSIMGYNLKDNINKSYYQICQRMITPEIQYLSDLGVNLWLTKLWGLLKNILNL